In one window of Azotobacter salinestris DNA:
- the mdoH gene encoding glucans biosynthesis glucosyltransferase MdoH: MNNPTPTEALLAEYLEHLPLDAREREGLAEAGSLAELHRRLAGEAPAEAGDPALASAARRLALGGRGEPDEAGSPGRDTCGRPCLEAAPPIRRTRVIPEPWRTNLLVRAWRRLTGRRSPPRATRDLPKAHWQRVGSRRRLILLLLMLGQTSVATWYMKDILPYQGWAFVDLAEISRQSWQQSLQQVLPYVLQFGVLSLFTVLFCWVSAGFWTALMGFWELLTGRDRYRISGSSVSDDEPIAAEARTAIVMPICNEDVARVFAGLRATYESLAASGELERFDFFVLSDSGSADIAAAEQQAWLELCRETGGFGRIFYRRRRRRVKRKSGNIDDFCRRWGSQYRYMVVMDADSVMSGECLTKLVRLMEANPGAGIIQTAPKASGMDTLYARMQQFATRVYGPLFTAGLHFWQLGESHYWGHNAIIRIKPFIEHCALAPLSGKGAFAGAILSHDFVEAALMRRAGWGVWIAYDLPGSYEELPPNLLDELKRDRRWCHGNLMNFRLFLVKGMHPVHRAVFLTGVMSYLSAPLWFAFLVLSTALLAVHQLMEPQYFMAPRQLFPIWPQWHPERAIALFSTTLTLLFLPKLLSVILVWAKGARAYGGAFKVALSMLLEMCFSMLVAPVRMLFHTRFVFAAFLGRSVQWKSPQRDDDATTWGEALRRHGGQTLLGIAWALLVAWLNPRFLWWLSPILGSLILSIPVSVVTSWVKWGACARHGRLFLIPEEYDMPRELRATDAYSRENRRQALQDGFIRAAVDPQLNALACAMGTARHGTAQAIETRRRERVEQALAAGPQGLDGETRLALLSDPVALSRLHLQLWEEGRENWLAPWRHARSARCRRHATDEATPEAAGVLLAR, translated from the coding sequence ATGAATAATCCGACGCCCACCGAAGCTCTGCTGGCCGAATATCTCGAACATCTGCCGCTCGATGCGCGGGAGCGCGAAGGCCTGGCCGAGGCCGGCTCGCTCGCCGAACTGCACCGGCGGCTTGCCGGGGAAGCTCCGGCAGAGGCCGGCGATCCCGCCCTGGCCTCGGCCGCCCGGCGCCTGGCGCTGGGTGGCCGCGGCGAGCCGGACGAGGCCGGCTCGCCAGGCAGGGATACCTGTGGCCGTCCCTGCCTGGAGGCGGCTCCGCCGATCCGGCGCACCCGGGTCATCCCCGAGCCCTGGCGTACCAACCTGCTGGTGCGCGCCTGGCGCCGGCTCACCGGCCGCCGGAGCCCGCCCAGGGCGACCCGCGACCTGCCGAAGGCGCACTGGCAGCGGGTCGGCTCGCGGCGCCGGCTCATCCTGCTGCTGCTGATGCTGGGCCAGACCAGTGTGGCCACCTGGTACATGAAGGACATCCTGCCCTATCAGGGCTGGGCCTTCGTCGATCTCGCGGAGATCAGCCGGCAGAGCTGGCAGCAGAGCCTGCAGCAGGTCTTGCCGTATGTCCTCCAGTTCGGCGTGCTGTCGCTCTTCACCGTCCTCTTCTGCTGGGTCTCGGCCGGCTTCTGGACGGCCCTGATGGGCTTCTGGGAGCTGCTCACCGGACGCGACCGCTACCGCATCTCCGGCAGCAGCGTGAGCGACGACGAGCCGATCGCCGCCGAAGCGCGCACGGCCATCGTCATGCCGATCTGCAACGAGGACGTGGCGCGGGTGTTCGCCGGCCTGCGGGCGACCTACGAGTCGCTGGCCGCCAGCGGCGAACTGGAGCGCTTCGATTTCTTCGTCCTCAGCGACAGCGGCTCGGCGGACATCGCCGCCGCCGAGCAGCAGGCCTGGCTCGAGCTGTGCCGCGAGACCGGCGGCTTCGGGCGCATCTTCTACCGCCGCCGGCGGCGCCGGGTGAAGCGCAAGAGCGGCAACATCGACGACTTCTGCCGGCGCTGGGGCAGCCAGTACCGCTACATGGTGGTGATGGACGCCGACAGCGTGATGAGCGGCGAGTGCCTGACCAAGCTGGTGCGGCTGATGGAGGCCAACCCCGGGGCCGGGATCATCCAGACCGCGCCCAAGGCTTCGGGCATGGACACCCTCTACGCACGCATGCAGCAGTTCGCCACCCGCGTCTACGGCCCGCTGTTCACGGCCGGCCTGCACTTCTGGCAGCTCGGCGAGTCGCACTACTGGGGGCACAACGCGATCATCCGCATCAAGCCGTTCATCGAGCACTGCGCGCTGGCGCCGCTGTCGGGCAAGGGGGCGTTCGCCGGGGCGATCCTTTCCCACGACTTCGTCGAGGCGGCGCTGATGCGCCGCGCCGGCTGGGGCGTGTGGATCGCCTACGACCTGCCGGGCAGCTACGAGGAGCTGCCGCCGAACCTGCTCGACGAGCTCAAGCGCGACCGTCGCTGGTGTCACGGCAACCTGATGAACTTCCGCCTGTTTCTGGTCAAGGGCATGCATCCGGTACACCGCGCGGTGTTCCTCACCGGGGTGATGTCCTACCTGTCGGCACCGCTGTGGTTCGCCTTCCTGGTGCTCTCCACCGCCCTGCTGGCGGTGCATCAGTTGATGGAGCCGCAGTATTTCATGGCGCCAAGGCAGCTCTTTCCGATCTGGCCGCAATGGCACCCGGAACGCGCCATCGCGCTGTTCTCCACCACCCTGACCCTGCTGTTCCTGCCCAAGCTGCTCAGCGTGATCCTGGTCTGGGCGAAGGGGGCCAGGGCCTATGGGGGCGCGTTCAAGGTGGCCCTGAGCATGCTGCTGGAGATGTGCTTCTCGATGCTGGTGGCGCCGGTACGCATGCTTTTTCACACCCGCTTCGTATTCGCCGCCTTCCTCGGCCGGTCGGTGCAATGGAAGTCGCCACAGCGCGACGACGATGCCACTACCTGGGGCGAGGCGTTGCGCCGGCACGGCGGGCAGACCCTGCTCGGCATCGCCTGGGCGCTGCTGGTGGCCTGGCTGAACCCCCGCTTCCTCTGGTGGCTGTCACCCATCCTGGGCTCGCTGATACTGTCCATCCCGGTGTCGGTGGTCACCAGCTGGGTCAAATGGGGGGCATGCGCACGTCATGGGAGGCTGTTCCTCATTCCAGAGGAGTACGACATGCCACGGGAACTGCGCGCTACCGACGCGTACAGCCGAGAGAATCGGCGGCAAGCACTCCAGGACGGTTTCATCCGGGCCGCCGTCGATCCGCAGCTCAACGCCCTGGCCTGCGCCATGGGCACGGCGCGGCACGGCACCGCCCAGGCGATCGAGACGCGGCGCCGCGAGCGTGTGGAGCAGGCGCTGGCAGCCGGGCCGCAAGGGCTCGATGGCGAAACGCGTCTGGCCTTGCTGAGCGACCCGGTGGCCCTGTCGCGCCTGCACCTGCAGCTGTGGGAGGAGGGCCGGGAGAACTGGCTGGCGCCATGGCGGCATGCTCGGAGTGCCCGGTGCCGCCGCCACGCGACCGACGAGGCCACGCCGGAGGCCGCTGGAGTGCTGCTGGCGAGGTAG